One window of Dermacentor albipictus isolate Rhodes 1998 colony chromosome 9, USDA_Dalb.pri_finalv2, whole genome shotgun sequence genomic DNA carries:
- the LOC139049565 gene encoding uncharacterized protein, whose product MSHVPLHGSVRCKLLKLRQRRLLEELENEQQDRARNPRENLTEGTLQSATMEQATEQQGTEEPPIERLQALKLQPQPEISSRCREERQRRRLMLKARVIERYGLGGSRAEAHRDNVRNFCLRLEHGGSRAEAHRDNVRNFCLRLEQRLMALNKEAAQQTMNEVENMMSKERQDLRRHI is encoded by the exons ATGTCGCACGTTCCATTACACGGAAGCGTCCGGTGCAAACTGCTGAAGCTTCGACAGCGGCGTCTCCTTGAGGAGCTCGAGAACGAGCAGCAGGACCGTGCCAGAAATCCCCGAGA AAACTTGACAGAAGGCACGTTGCAGTCGGCGACCATGGAGCAAGCCACAGAACAGCAAGGCACCGAGGAGCCACCTATTGAACG GTTGCAAGCCTTGAAACTGCAGCCACAACCGGAAATTTCATCAAG GTGCAGAGAAGAGCGCCAAAGGAGACGACTCATGTTGAAAGCTCGTGTAATTGAGCGCTATGGGCTTGGAGGCTCAAGAGCCGAAGCACATCGGGACAACGTGCGCAATTTTTGCCTGCGCCTTGAGCATGGAGGCTCAAGAGCCGAAGCACATCGGGACAACGTGCGCAATTTTTGCCTGCGCCTTGAGCAACGCCTTATGGCTCTGAACAAGGAGGCTGCACAGCAGACAATGAATGAAGTTGAAAATATGATGTCTAAGGAAAGGCAGGATTTACGAAGGCATATCTAG